A section of the Perognathus longimembris pacificus isolate PPM17 chromosome 7, ASM2315922v1, whole genome shotgun sequence genome encodes:
- the Pgd gene encoding 6-phosphogluconate dehydrogenase, decarboxylating, with translation MAQADIALIGLAVMGQNLILNMNDHGFVVCAFNRTVSKVDDFLANEAKGTQVIGAQSLKEMVSKLKKPRRVIILVKAGQAVDDFIGKLVPLLEAGDIIIDGGNSEYRDTTRRCRDLKAKGLLFVGSGVSGGEEGARYGPSLMPGGNKEAWPHIKTIFQSIAAKVGTGEPCCDWVGDEGAGHFVKMVHNGIEYGDMQLICEAYHLMKDVLGLGHEEMAQTFEEWNKTELDSFLIEITANILKFRDSDGQELLPKIRDSAGQKGTGKWTAVSALEYGVPVTLIGEAVFARCLSSLKDERIEASKKLKGPRKVQFEGSKESFLEDIRKALYASKIISYAQGFMLLRQAATEFGWTLNYGGIALMWRGGCIIRSVFLGKIKDAFDRNPQLQNLLLDDFFKSAVENCQDSWRRTVSTGVQRGIPMPCFTTALSFYDGYRHEMLPANLIQAQRDYFGAHTYELLAKPGQFIHTNWTGHGGSVSSSSYNA, from the exons ATGGCCCA AGCCGACATCGCCCTGATCGGACTGGCCGTCATGGGCCAGAACCTGATATTGAACATGAATGACCATGGCTTCGTG GTGTGTGCTTTTAACAGGACAGTCTCCAAAGTAGATGATTTCTTGGCCAATGAGGCAAAGGGGACCCAAGTGATTGGTGCACAGTCCCTGAAGGAGATGGTCTCCAAGCTGAAGAAGCCCCGGCGGGTCATAATCCTTGTGAAGGCCGGCCAGGCTGTGGATGACTTCATTGGAAAACTG GTGCCGTTGCTGGAGGCCGGCGACATCATCATTGATGGAGGGAATTCTGAATATCGAGATACTACC AGACGGTGTCGAGACCTGAAGGCCAAGGGACTCCTGTTTGTGGGGAGCGGCGTCAGTGGTGGCGAGGAAGGGGCTCGGTATGGCCCGTCGCTCATGCCAGGGGGGAACAAAGAAGCTTG GCCTCACATCAAGACAATCTTCCAGAGCATTGCTGCGAAAGTGGGGACCGGGGAGCCCTGCTGCGACTGG GTGGGGGACGAGGGGGCCGGGCACTTTGTGAAGATGGTGCACAACGGGATCGAGTACGGTGACATGCAGCTGATCTGCGAGGCGTACCACTTGATGAAGGACGTGCTGGGCCTAGGGCATGAGGAGATGGCCCAG ACGTTTGAGGAATGGAACAAGACGGAGCTAGACTCGTTCCTGATCGAAATCACCGCTAATATTCTCAAGTTCCGAGACAGCGACGGCCAAGAGCTGCTGCCCAAGATCAGAGACAGCGCGGGGCAGAAGGGCACGGGGAAGTGGACGGCTGTGTCTGCCCTGGAGTATGGGGTTCCCGTCACCCTCATTG GAGAAGCTGTCTTTGCTCGGTGTTTGTCATCGCTGAAGGACGAGAGGATTGAAGCCAGCAAGAAACTGAAGGGTCCCCGGAAGGTCCAGTTCGAAGGCAGTAAGGAGTCCTTCCTGGAGGACATCCGGAAG GCCCTCTATGCCTCCAAAATCATCTCATACGCACAAGGCTTCATGCTGCTCAGACAGGCCGCCACTGAATTCGGTTGGACCCTCAATTACGGTGGCATCGCCCTGATGTGGAGAGGGGGCTGCATCATCAGAAG TGTCTTTCTGGGCAAGATTAAGGATGCCTTTGACCGAAACCCCCAACTTCAGAACCTGCTGCTGGATGACTTCTTCAAGTCGGCTGTTGAGAACTGCCAG GACTCGTGGCGGCGGACGGTAAGCACCGGCGTCCAGCGGGGCATTCCCATGCCCTGCTTCACCACCGCCCTCTCCTTCTACGACGGCTACAGACACGAGATGCTGCCGGCCAACCTCATCCAG GCTCAGCGGGATTACTTCGGGGCGCACACCTATGAACTCTTGGCCAAACCGGGACAGTTCATCCATACCAACTGGACAGGCCACGGCGGCAGCGTGTCGTCCTCTTCCTACAACGCCTAA
- the Cort gene encoding cortistatin, with translation MQEGAEVKANSLPTFLARWREWAAQGGAAALVGGGGDASKVAKRQEDPPLHQPPRREKAEKTRCKNFFWKTFSSCK, from the coding sequence ATGCAGGAAGGGGCGGAAGTAAAGGCAAACAGCCTCCCGACTTTCCTGGCACGGTGGCGTGAATGGGCCGCCCAGGGTGGCGCCGCGGCCCTCGTCGGAGGGGGCGGGGACGCCAGCAAGGTGGCCAAGCGGCAGGAAGACCCGCCCCTTCACCAGCCCCCACGCCGAGAGAAAGCGGAGAAAACACGCTGCAAGAATTTCTTCTGGAAGACCTTCTCCTCCTGCAAATAA
- the Cenps gene encoding centromere protein S: MEEGEEAEEQQRFSYQQRLKAAVHYTVGCLCKEVELDKEMPFSKQTIAAISELTFRQCDTFAKDLEMFARHAKRSTINTDDVKLLARRSNSLLKYITEKNEEIAQLNLERKTKKKKKLEDGNKNPREHADEETVEGE; encoded by the exons atggaggagggagaggaggccgAGGAGCAACAGCGATTCTCTTACCAGCAG AGGCTAAAGGCAGCAGTTCACTATACAGTCGGTTGCCTGTGCAAAGAAGTTGAACTAGACAAAGAGATGCCATTCAGCAAGCAGACCATCGCTGCAATTTCGGAGCTGACTTTCCGGCAGTGCG ataCTTTTGCCAAAGACCTTGAGATGTTTGCCAG ACACGCGAAAAGAAGCACAATTAACACCGACGACGTGAAGCTCTTAGCGAGGAGGAGTAATTCACTG CTGAAGTACatcacagagaaaaatgaggagattGCTCAGCTTAATCTAGAacgaaaaacaaagaagaaaaagaaattggaggATGGAAACAAAAACCCCAGGGAGCATGCAGACGAGGAGACGGTAGAGGGAGAGTGA